One segment of Phycisphaerales bacterium DNA contains the following:
- a CDS encoding DUF1579 family protein, protein MIKILRSSCVTSIPLYAAVFVLSGCVSSHGLSLPSNKEESQKWQEARSQLALPDPIAMARLEPFVGEWDWDVAVWPFPGAEPQEAKGKAVMDMVAGGRFLKIDYEESLGGSNWGTMFLGFDRGTSLYQLVSFGTTSSAMTVGWGVFDRTAWNWKFDVAFTDPITRREAQINLTIRRPRLNTQIWTAWRRNTEGEMVRWSETTFTKRPESDTAASINK, encoded by the coding sequence ATGATCAAGATTCTGCGTTCGAGCTGCGTAACAAGCATCCCCTTATACGCGGCAGTGTTTGTATTGAGTGGTTGCGTAAGTTCTCATGGCTTGTCTCTTCCCTCAAACAAAGAGGAGTCACAAAAATGGCAAGAGGCGAGATCGCAACTTGCATTGCCTGATCCAATTGCAATGGCAAGATTGGAGCCATTTGTTGGAGAGTGGGATTGGGATGTTGCAGTCTGGCCCTTTCCTGGAGCAGAGCCACAAGAGGCCAAGGGCAAAGCAGTCATGGACATGGTTGCAGGCGGTCGTTTTCTCAAGATTGACTATGAGGAATCTTTGGGAGGAAGCAACTGGGGGACAATGTTTTTAGGTTTCGACCGTGGAACATCTTTATACCAACTGGTTTCTTTTGGTACCACGAGTAGTGCAATGACAGTTGGGTGGGGTGTGTTTGATCGTACTGCTTGGAACTGGAAATTTGATGTGGCTTTTACAGATCCAATAACGCGTCGAGAGGCTCAGATCAATCTGACGATCCGGCGTCCAAGACTAAACACGCAAATCTGGACTGCTTGGCGACGTAATACTGAAGGCGAGATGGTGCGGTGGTCAGAAACCACGTTTACTAAACGTCCTGAATCAGATACGGCCGCCTCTATCAATAAATAA
- a CDS encoding sulfatase, producing the protein MSPHLLLILASIFSANNTPTPTVDTNRSPNVVIIFTDDQGWADMGANGGTHVATPNLDRMATEGLRFTDFYVAQPVCSASRAALLTGCYPNRIGIAGALNPNARHGIHDDEITLAEICKTQGYATAAYGKWHLGHHAQFLPVNHGFDDYFGIPYSNDMWPQHPEARKGTYPPLPLIEDDQVIETSPDQGRFTTEFTQRAIDFIKTHKDEPFFVYLAHPMPHVPLAVHNTRENATGMGTYADVIGEIDWSVGQILNTLDELDLDSQTIVLFMSDNGPWLSYGNHAGQTGHLREGKGTTFEGGVRVPSIARWPGRIPANQVTSAPVMTIDVLPTIADLIDAPVPNAESERPIDGRSYKDLLLGKPGAKSPQETYYFYYHDNDLEAMRHNKWKLHFPHRYRTMNNQVAGIDGKPGRYDYSAKIDLALYDLEADPSEAHNVAHEHPEVVAQLVALADKKRQALGDRLTKTQGQENRAPGRVPESTSESSQDE; encoded by the coding sequence ATGAGCCCTCATTTATTACTAATCCTGGCGTCCATTTTCAGTGCAAACAACACACCTACGCCCACGGTCGATACCAATCGCTCACCGAATGTGGTCATCATCTTTACAGATGATCAGGGCTGGGCTGACATGGGCGCCAATGGCGGAACACATGTTGCAACACCAAACCTTGATCGCATGGCGACAGAAGGCCTTCGATTTACTGACTTTTATGTGGCCCAACCAGTCTGTTCAGCTTCACGAGCTGCGCTACTCACAGGCTGCTATCCAAACCGAATTGGCATTGCGGGCGCACTCAACCCCAATGCACGCCATGGCATTCACGACGACGAGATTACCCTGGCTGAAATTTGCAAAACGCAAGGCTACGCAACCGCAGCATATGGGAAGTGGCATCTGGGGCATCATGCTCAGTTTTTACCAGTCAACCATGGCTTCGATGATTACTTTGGCATCCCCTACTCGAACGACATGTGGCCCCAACATCCCGAAGCCCGCAAAGGCACCTATCCACCACTACCACTTATTGAAGATGACCAAGTCATAGAAACAAGTCCAGACCAAGGCCGTTTTACCACCGAATTTACGCAACGTGCTATTGACTTTATAAAAACTCACAAGGACGAACCGTTTTTTGTCTACCTTGCTCATCCGATGCCTCATGTACCGCTAGCTGTGCACAACACCCGAGAAAATGCAACAGGCATGGGCACGTATGCTGATGTGATTGGTGAGATCGACTGGTCCGTTGGGCAGATACTCAATACGCTTGATGAACTTGATCTTGACAGCCAAACCATTGTGCTCTTCATGTCAGATAACGGACCTTGGCTCAGCTATGGCAATCATGCCGGGCAAACAGGTCATTTGCGAGAGGGAAAAGGCACGACATTTGAAGGTGGCGTCCGCGTCCCTTCAATAGCCCGTTGGCCAGGCCGTATTCCAGCAAACCAAGTCACAAGCGCCCCTGTGATGACTATTGATGTCCTACCGACCATTGCAGATTTAATAGATGCACCTGTGCCAAACGCTGAGAGCGAACGCCCCATTGATGGCCGCAGTTATAAAGATCTACTGCTCGGCAAACCTGGCGCTAAATCACCTCAAGAAACATACTACTTTTATTACCACGACAATGACCTAGAAGCGATGCGACACAACAAGTGGAAACTTCATTTTCCACATCGCTATCGAACTATGAATAATCAAGTCGCTGGCATTGATGGGAAACCAGGAAGATATGACTACTCGGCAAAAATTGACCTTGCTCTTTACGACTTAGAAGCCGATCCAAGTGAAGCACACAATGTTGCTCATGAGCATCCTGAAGTTGTCGCCCAATTAGTCGCCCTTGCAGACAAAAAACGCCAGGCACTGGGAGACCGACTCACCAAAACGCAGGGACAAGAGAATCGTGCCCCGGGTCGCGTTCCCGAAAGTACATCAGAATCTTCGCAAGACGAATGA
- a CDS encoding sulfatase, with protein sequence MIEWTFTLILCFAESRSAADTPTARQPNIVFVMTDDHASAAVSAYGSHLNQTPHIDALADQGTLFENAFCTNGICAPSRAVFLTGTHSHINGVEDNGDIFDGSQATFPSLLQDAGYQTALFGKWHLKTDPTGFDHWEVLPGQGHYYAPEFVTADGKHNVSGYCTDITTDKAIDWLAGREDKDRPFLLMVQHKAPHRSWMPGPDHLNLYEDVKIAEPATLFDDYATRSDAARNQEMSIANHMWMNYDLKVPPIDKEGVLDGPDRWADGLLERMTTSERSNWNAAFEPRNQSFREEGLEGQDLVRWKYQRYIKNYLRCIASVDDNVGRLNEALEAAGLSGNTIFIYVSDQGFYLGEHGWYDKRFMYEPSLRLPMIIRWPGQAIAGQRRQELVQNLDMAQTLLDAAGVAAPDRMQGQSMLPLIRGDSVDPWRSSIYYEYSEQGIHNVEPHYGVRTSRYKLIYFPGLDAWELYDLKVDPNEIDNRIDDQKYADIAANLRSELTRLRHHYQVEESKGQDQ encoded by the coding sequence GTGATTGAGTGGACTTTTACTCTGATATTGTGCTTTGCAGAGAGTCGCAGTGCGGCAGATACGCCTACTGCGCGGCAGCCAAATATTGTATTTGTGATGACCGATGATCATGCTTCAGCAGCGGTCAGTGCTTACGGATCACATCTTAACCAGACACCACACATTGATGCACTCGCAGATCAGGGGACGCTATTTGAGAATGCATTTTGTACCAATGGAATCTGTGCTCCTAGCCGCGCCGTGTTTCTCACGGGCACGCACAGTCACATCAATGGAGTGGAAGATAACGGCGATATATTTGACGGTTCACAAGCAACGTTTCCGAGCTTATTGCAGGATGCGGGTTACCAAACAGCATTATTTGGGAAGTGGCATCTCAAAACCGATCCCACCGGTTTCGATCATTGGGAAGTGTTGCCGGGGCAGGGGCACTACTACGCCCCTGAATTTGTCACGGCTGATGGAAAACATAATGTCAGTGGGTATTGCACAGATATAACCACAGACAAAGCAATCGACTGGCTTGCTGGCCGTGAAGATAAAGATCGCCCCTTCTTGTTAATGGTGCAACACAAGGCGCCTCATCGCAGCTGGATGCCTGGTCCAGATCATCTCAATTTGTATGAAGATGTGAAGATTGCTGAGCCGGCGACGCTCTTCGATGATTATGCAACGCGTAGTGATGCGGCAAGAAATCAAGAAATGTCGATTGCGAATCACATGTGGATGAATTATGACTTGAAAGTGCCACCAATAGATAAAGAGGGTGTACTTGATGGTCCTGATCGTTGGGCAGATGGCCTGCTAGAGCGAATGACGACGAGTGAGAGATCCAATTGGAACGCTGCCTTTGAGCCGCGCAATCAGTCCTTCCGAGAAGAAGGGCTTGAGGGTCAAGATCTCGTTCGATGGAAGTACCAGCGTTATATAAAGAACTACCTGCGTTGCATCGCATCGGTTGATGACAACGTGGGCCGACTCAACGAAGCGCTCGAAGCGGCAGGATTGAGTGGCAATACCATTTTTATCTACGTTTCAGACCAGGGGTTCTACCTGGGTGAGCACGGTTGGTATGACAAGCGCTTCATGTACGAACCTTCACTCCGTTTACCTATGATTATTCGTTGGCCTGGCCAGGCTATCGCAGGGCAGCGTCGTCAGGAGCTGGTTCAGAATCTTGATATGGCGCAGACGCTGCTGGATGCTGCCGGTGTTGCAGCGCCTGATCGTATGCAAGGCCAGAGCATGCTGCCGCTCATACGTGGAGACAGTGTGGATCCATGGCGGTCGAGTATTTACTACGAGTACTCAGAGCAAGGTATTCATAATGTGGAGCCACATTACGGTGTCCGTACAAGCCGATATAAGCTGATTTACTTTCCAGGATTAGACGCATGGGAGCTCTATGATTTGAAAGTGGATCCCAATGAAATCGATAATCGTATTGATGATCAGAAATATGCTGACATCGCAGCAAACTTGCGATCGGAACTCACTCGGCTCCGCCATCATTACCAAGTTGAGGAATCAAAGGGGCAAGACCAATGA
- a CDS encoding DUF1592 domain-containing protein, producing MMSKSLRRTCFVSLAKFRIRIALAFALCFVGTVDHTFSQNQDELLGTFINQWCLDCHSSPRPKADLDLGAALDALKNDDMWPVWRDVQARLIAKDMPPKGEKPSDAEYQELVAQLKPIVAALPITDDGRVRTTMRRLNRAEYANTIADLFFVDFNRDDLPVDEIGHGFDNNGDVLSISPLLFEKYMNAAERIAQAAFVDLQSAEPALIQQTASELHAERGAHLNKEGWVLFTNSVVEGEIDAVHSGRYRFEAEVAGKQAGPDLVEMALFLNGVQIKKFEVSGDMRLQKIGSEIDLKSGVSTFGVGFLNDYYEPKNPKPRERDRNAHLSSISLEGPLDIPSPTKLQVLLNAKTEHLPESERLNEQVRILASMAWRRPVDDTEVEALLNIVTELVREDQSDAQRLRIALTALLVHPRFLFRIEADPRSGEAQRTIDAWEWATRVSYFLWSSAPDAILTEAAASGALNDSAGRKMQLDRMIEDPRAAALAERFGAQWLQIDGLDQLRPDPSQFGDFTDELLSAMRAETVLVFDAILKEGRPMSDLLEADWTFMNEVLARHYGIPGVQGSHMRRVSLDPELPGVPDRMGVFRHASVLLATSNPTRTSPVKRGKWVLEVLFDDPTPPPPANVDGLPEDGRVTGKTSLRALLEAHRSDPACASCHKRLDPLGFALEPFDAVGRWREHENNLPIDDAARLPDGTLLDGPQGLRDLLLARPDFIRSCCRHLLTYALGRGLSKDDENQVDEILNGIGSNPSLRALVFAVIECESFRTRRAEISDPSESSSSSNARRNSS from the coding sequence ATGATGTCAAAGTCATTAAGGCGAACATGCTTTGTCTCTCTGGCGAAATTCCGGATTCGTATTGCATTGGCCTTTGCTCTTTGTTTTGTTGGTACGGTCGATCATACGTTTTCTCAAAATCAGGATGAATTACTTGGCACATTCATTAATCAGTGGTGTCTTGATTGTCATAGTTCGCCGCGTCCCAAAGCTGATCTTGATTTAGGGGCCGCTCTTGATGCACTCAAGAATGATGACATGTGGCCAGTTTGGCGCGATGTTCAAGCGAGGCTGATTGCAAAAGACATGCCTCCAAAGGGGGAGAAGCCCAGTGACGCTGAATATCAAGAACTAGTGGCACAACTCAAGCCAATAGTTGCAGCTTTGCCAATAACGGATGATGGTCGTGTTCGCACAACCATGCGACGACTTAACCGCGCAGAGTACGCAAATACAATTGCGGATCTATTTTTTGTTGACTTCAATCGAGACGATCTCCCTGTTGATGAGATCGGCCATGGATTTGATAATAATGGTGATGTGCTTTCTATTTCACCTTTGCTTTTTGAGAAGTACATGAATGCAGCAGAGCGAATTGCTCAAGCCGCATTTGTAGATTTGCAAAGCGCTGAGCCGGCACTTATTCAGCAAACGGCTTCAGAGCTTCATGCCGAGCGTGGCGCACACCTCAATAAAGAGGGTTGGGTGTTATTTACGAATAGTGTGGTTGAGGGCGAAATTGATGCGGTCCATTCCGGTCGCTATCGATTTGAGGCCGAAGTAGCGGGTAAACAAGCAGGTCCCGATCTGGTCGAAATGGCTTTGTTTCTTAATGGAGTTCAAATCAAGAAGTTTGAAGTATCTGGTGACATGCGTCTCCAAAAAATAGGTTCAGAAATAGACTTAAAGTCTGGCGTCTCCACATTTGGCGTCGGCTTTCTAAACGACTACTACGAACCTAAAAATCCCAAGCCTCGAGAGCGGGATCGCAATGCTCATCTCTCATCGATTTCTTTGGAAGGTCCACTTGATATTCCCAGTCCAACAAAGCTACAGGTTCTGTTGAATGCGAAAACTGAGCATCTTCCAGAGTCAGAACGTTTGAATGAGCAGGTGCGAATATTGGCATCGATGGCTTGGCGTCGGCCAGTTGACGATACTGAGGTAGAAGCACTTCTCAATATCGTGACAGAATTGGTTAGAGAAGATCAAAGTGATGCGCAGAGGCTCCGGATTGCATTGACAGCGCTCCTGGTGCATCCACGCTTCTTGTTCCGTATAGAAGCTGATCCACGCTCAGGCGAAGCACAACGAACAATTGATGCGTGGGAGTGGGCGACACGAGTGAGCTACTTTCTTTGGTCGAGTGCGCCGGATGCAATTCTGACTGAGGCAGCTGCATCAGGAGCGCTCAATGATTCAGCTGGAAGAAAGATGCAGCTTGATCGTATGATTGAAGATCCACGTGCTGCGGCCCTGGCAGAGCGATTTGGCGCGCAGTGGTTGCAGATTGACGGACTCGATCAGCTGCGTCCAGATCCTTCACAGTTTGGTGATTTTACTGATGAGCTTCTTTCAGCAATGAGAGCAGAGACAGTTCTCGTCTTCGATGCAATCTTGAAGGAGGGGCGGCCAATGAGTGACTTACTCGAAGCTGATTGGACCTTCATGAATGAGGTGCTTGCAAGACATTATGGAATTCCAGGTGTGCAGGGTTCACATATGCGGCGCGTCTCGCTGGATCCCGAACTGCCCGGTGTTCCTGATCGAATGGGCGTCTTTCGGCATGCGAGCGTACTACTTGCCACGAGTAATCCCACCCGTACCAGCCCAGTGAAACGGGGCAAGTGGGTTTTGGAAGTGCTTTTCGATGATCCAACACCGCCACCACCAGCCAATGTTGATGGCTTGCCTGAGGATGGGAGAGTCACTGGTAAGACTTCGCTACGAGCTTTGCTTGAAGCTCATCGAAGTGATCCTGCCTGTGCTTCTTGCCACAAGCGTCTTGATCCACTGGGTTTTGCATTGGAGCCATTCGATGCGGTGGGCAGGTGGCGCGAGCACGAAAACAACTTACCTATTGATGACGCTGCGAGATTGCCAGATGGAACACTGCTTGATGGACCGCAGGGTCTACGTGATCTACTGCTGGCCAGACCAGATTTTATAAGATCATGTTGCCGTCATTTGTTGACGTATGCGCTGGGCCGTGGCCTTTCAAAAGATGATGAAAATCAAGTCGATGAGATTCTCAATGGCATTGGTTCAAATCCGAGTCTACGAGCGCTCGTCTTCGCGGTCATTGAATGTGAGTCCTTTCGAACGCGACGCGCAGAGATATCTGACCCAAGCGAAAGCAGTTCAAGTAGTAACGCCAGGAGGAATAGCTCATGA
- a CDS encoding DUF1552 domain-containing protein, which yields MSGHLSRRTVLRGMGTALALPWLEAMLPSSLASVARSAQQLGSQAGSPPIRAAFLFIPNGVDPPAWMPKKTGHDYVLPPSLQPLAGVRDRFSIVSGLAHRNAQALGDGPGDHARSAACFLTGAHPVKTAGTDINVGMSVDQVLANAIGHQTPLPSLELGCEPAMRSGACDSGYACAYSGNISWRTAQQPNLKEIRPREVFERLFSMGMGRENAAARAHRLKSRRSILDFVSQDSQQLNNRLGRADQNRMDEYFDGVRALERRLEMIERVTVDPEAARELGGITPEDLPRGTPADYREHVGIMSDLMVLAFKLDQTRVTSFMLANEGSNRSFPYIEVSEGHHHLSHHRGDQAMVEKIRRINHFQSGLLANVIKKLDAVQEGDGTLLDHTMLIWGSAISDGNRHNHDHLPVIVAGGSAAGVNLGQHIQVEEGTPMCNLYTGMLGKLTEGQVTEKFGDATGTLLI from the coding sequence ATGAGTGGCCATTTATCGCGTCGGACTGTGTTAAGAGGCATGGGCACTGCGCTCGCTTTGCCTTGGCTTGAAGCAATGCTGCCAAGTTCTTTGGCATCAGTTGCAAGAAGCGCTCAGCAATTAGGCAGCCAAGCAGGTTCACCGCCAATCAGGGCGGCATTCTTGTTTATTCCCAATGGTGTGGATCCTCCTGCCTGGATGCCTAAAAAAACAGGCCATGACTACGTATTGCCTCCATCATTGCAGCCATTGGCTGGGGTACGTGATCGATTTTCTATCGTCAGTGGGTTGGCTCATCGCAATGCGCAGGCACTCGGAGATGGGCCTGGAGACCATGCCCGATCAGCGGCCTGCTTTCTTACAGGCGCTCACCCCGTAAAGACGGCTGGTACTGATATCAATGTCGGCATGTCAGTCGACCAAGTGTTGGCCAATGCCATTGGTCATCAGACGCCATTGCCAAGTCTTGAGCTTGGATGTGAACCAGCTATGCGCAGTGGTGCCTGCGACTCTGGCTATGCGTGTGCTTATAGTGGAAATATCTCATGGCGTACCGCACAGCAGCCAAATCTCAAAGAGATTCGGCCGCGTGAAGTCTTTGAGCGACTCTTTAGTATGGGGATGGGCCGAGAGAATGCAGCAGCACGAGCCCATCGACTTAAGTCTCGACGTTCGATACTCGATTTTGTGAGCCAAGATTCCCAACAGTTAAACAATCGTTTAGGGCGGGCAGATCAAAATCGAATGGATGAGTACTTCGACGGAGTACGAGCACTCGAACGCCGTCTTGAGATGATTGAACGTGTCACGGTCGATCCTGAGGCAGCCAGAGAATTGGGCGGTATTACCCCAGAAGACCTTCCAAGGGGGACACCAGCGGACTATCGCGAGCATGTAGGCATTATGAGTGACTTGATGGTGTTGGCGTTTAAGCTTGATCAGACGCGTGTCACCAGTTTCATGCTTGCCAATGAGGGCTCTAATCGCAGTTTTCCGTATATCGAAGTTTCTGAAGGGCATCATCATCTTTCGCATCATCGTGGTGACCAAGCGATGGTCGAAAAGATCCGTCGTATCAATCACTTTCAAAGTGGCTTATTAGCGAATGTCATTAAGAAGCTTGACGCTGTCCAGGAAGGTGATGGCACGTTGCTTGATCACACCATGCTGATCTGGGGAAGTGCTATCTCGGATGGAAATCGCCACAACCATGATCACCTTCCTGTGATTGTTGCAGGTGGTTCAGCCGCGGGCGTCAATCTGGGGCAGCATATCCAAGTTGAAGAGGGGACACCGATGTGCAACCTCTATACAGGAATGCTTGGGAAGCTGACCGAAGGTCAAGTGACAGAGAAATTTGGTGACGCGACCGGCACGCTTCTAATCTAA
- a CDS encoding cupin domain-containing protein, translating into MLIRSADPTNTTPVDMDGAEKVSMQVMVGRQDNAPHFSLRHFVVEPGGHTPRHQHNYEHENYIIEGSGTIECDGDIQEIKVGDTFYIPANTVHQFCNSKDKPLRFLCLVPTTYEGDKPTPGS; encoded by the coding sequence ATGCTTATTCGCTCTGCAGATCCAACAAACACAACACCAGTCGATATGGATGGTGCCGAAAAGGTATCAATGCAAGTCATGGTCGGACGCCAAGACAACGCGCCTCATTTTTCACTTCGTCACTTTGTGGTCGAACCTGGCGGACACACCCCTCGACATCAACACAACTACGAACACGAAAATTACATTATTGAAGGCTCTGGGACGATCGAATGTGACGGAGACATTCAAGAAATCAAAGTTGGGGATACTTTTTACATCCCGGCGAATACCGTGCATCAGTTCTGCAACAGCAAAGACAAACCACTGCGATTTCTATGTCTCGTACCCACAACCTATGAAGGCGATAAGCCAACGCCAGGCAGCTAG
- a CDS encoding ankyrin repeat domain-containing protein, which produces MMRFFITSIIAISLAHPLTVWSQTASEAPAVDVLQNPSLHRVFEYVPQDSIGILVIQTPESLDKAIMEVAQSLPDDARPPVGSHPSLELIGTMLLADPNVIDRSSPVILAFVPHPKPQGQPQTFVSHHMMLIAKAAKGITQTPAAGTPDSTLMPSPKVHLVDGLIIVTNSIAAPEKQKEINKLTDMLPNGQIRIAVDFQTLWKHYGFPLGLFVTGALQSSEDSQGANVNLAVQSLSEQAKDITTVGLGIDVGTTSSITLDMSTTVHEPDVEPNRKMAMMASRLRHGTVFVAADQTILNWAKALTLTAAKEAEEKDASPQAKDRIARLAEIDAALASQSETGAVMSVELYDQGMGFGAFAGTNAPEKYISETREMLRLLQDIPGIETVKAEIGDGDTMRMEFVSQPNMQSKMARWFDTYGKLEGSIQPEGDDMVAMRLKSGQVPDFQTTQINQLAEMLGGADAEVRLAWAVNTRSLFQWSFGVMGIETDPGAMGVDSHWMLGTLERKPLMWQLKMRLPVQQITEALVQSRASRSSTASPKSEAKIKTPPIHESVEQRVIQPQDADGLQRDLLQAIRKCDQSKMKQLLAAGASATLPEQNGATPLMIAAGQGCTDAIELFIANGAHVDAVDSAGMPAMAWAVKKEEVDSITALIAAGFNVNTCMGTENPVTPLGLATIKNRASAVNALIKSGAEIDKRCGDGPTPLQLSTLHAKFPVTYSLVEAGADVSEKSSRFGPPLVLAAQSGRQKLVITCLLANGANVNATGPNGQTALFEAAKRGDLLQVKELLSHGADPLIKDNAGHTALFAAENEGWGATSTVKARHEQVIEALETAIKRQSATPTE; this is translated from the coding sequence ATGATGCGGTTTTTTATAACAAGCATTATAGCAATCTCACTAGCTCATCCATTAACGGTTTGGAGTCAGACCGCCAGCGAAGCGCCAGCAGTGGATGTATTACAGAACCCATCCCTACATCGTGTCTTTGAATATGTGCCTCAGGATTCCATAGGAATTCTAGTGATACAGACGCCGGAGAGTCTTGATAAGGCCATTATGGAAGTGGCCCAGTCGCTTCCCGATGATGCCCGTCCACCGGTAGGTTCGCATCCCAGCCTAGAGCTCATTGGGACGATGCTTTTAGCTGACCCCAATGTCATTGATCGTTCGAGTCCCGTCATTCTGGCATTTGTTCCGCATCCCAAGCCACAGGGGCAACCACAAACTTTTGTGTCACATCACATGATGCTCATCGCTAAAGCAGCAAAGGGCATCACTCAAACGCCAGCTGCTGGCACACCTGATTCGACTTTGATGCCTTCGCCGAAAGTTCATTTGGTCGATGGCCTGATTATTGTGACAAACTCAATTGCTGCACCTGAGAAACAAAAAGAGATTAATAAGCTGACGGACATGCTGCCCAATGGGCAGATTCGTATTGCGGTTGATTTTCAAACGCTTTGGAAACATTATGGTTTCCCTTTAGGACTATTTGTCACCGGTGCTTTGCAATCCAGTGAAGATTCACAAGGAGCAAACGTGAATCTGGCAGTTCAGTCGTTAAGTGAACAGGCCAAGGACATCACAACAGTCGGCCTGGGCATTGATGTGGGGACCACATCTTCTATCACTCTAGATATGTCGACAACGGTTCATGAACCTGACGTAGAACCCAATAGGAAAATGGCAATGATGGCCAGTCGACTGAGGCATGGCACGGTTTTCGTTGCAGCTGATCAAACGATTTTGAATTGGGCCAAAGCATTAACGTTAACGGCAGCAAAAGAAGCTGAAGAGAAAGATGCTTCTCCGCAAGCAAAGGACCGTATAGCGCGACTCGCAGAGATCGATGCTGCATTGGCTTCCCAGAGCGAGACTGGAGCTGTCATGAGTGTGGAGCTCTATGATCAGGGCATGGGATTTGGTGCCTTTGCCGGTACAAATGCGCCCGAGAAATATATTTCTGAAACGCGTGAGATGCTTCGTCTCTTACAAGATATCCCTGGAATAGAAACAGTAAAAGCAGAAATAGGTGATGGCGACACCATGCGTATGGAGTTTGTATCACAGCCTAATATGCAATCAAAAATGGCTCGTTGGTTTGATACGTATGGAAAACTAGAAGGATCCATACAGCCAGAGGGTGATGATATGGTTGCGATGCGACTCAAATCAGGGCAAGTGCCTGACTTTCAAACAACTCAAATTAATCAATTAGCAGAGATGTTGGGAGGTGCTGACGCTGAGGTTCGACTGGCTTGGGCAGTCAATACACGATCGCTGTTTCAGTGGTCTTTTGGTGTGATGGGAATAGAAACAGATCCAGGTGCGATGGGCGTCGATAGTCATTGGATGCTGGGTACACTTGAGCGGAAGCCATTGATGTGGCAACTCAAAATGCGCTTGCCTGTGCAACAGATCACAGAGGCATTGGTGCAATCAAGAGCGTCAAGGTCGTCTACTGCATCGCCAAAATCAGAAGCAAAAATAAAAACGCCACCGATCCATGAGTCAGTGGAGCAACGTGTCATTCAGCCTCAGGATGCCGATGGCTTGCAACGCGATCTTCTCCAAGCGATTCGCAAATGTGATCAATCGAAAATGAAGCAATTGCTGGCCGCAGGCGCCTCAGCGACCTTGCCTGAACAAAATGGTGCGACGCCATTGATGATTGCAGCAGGTCAGGGCTGTACAGATGCAATTGAATTATTCATTGCAAATGGCGCTCATGTTGATGCCGTTGATTCAGCTGGAATGCCAGCCATGGCATGGGCAGTCAAAAAAGAGGAAGTAGATTCAATTACGGCACTCATCGCAGCCGGCTTTAATGTCAATACTTGTATGGGTACTGAAAATCCGGTGACGCCGTTGGGTCTCGCCACAATCAAGAACAGAGCCTCGGCAGTCAATGCGCTTATAAAATCTGGGGCAGAGATTGATAAGCGCTGTGGTGATGGGCCGACACCACTTCAGCTCTCGACACTACATGCAAAATTTCCTGTGACCTATAGTCTTGTTGAGGCTGGCGCTGATGTATCAGAAAAGTCATCGCGATTTGGACCACCACTCGTACTGGCGGCTCAATCAGGGAGGCAGAAATTAGTGATCACCTGTTTGCTGGCCAATGGTGCGAACGTCAACGCCACTGGGCCGAATGGCCAGACCGCTCTTTTTGAAGCAGCGAAGCGAGGTGATCTTCTTCAAGTCAAGGAATTGCTCAGCCATGGGGCAGATCCATTAATAAAAGATAATGCGGGTCATACCGCATTGTTTGCTGCTGAAAATGAAGGCTGGGGCGCGACATCCACAGTGAAAGCTCGGCATGAGCAAGTGATTGAAGCATTAGAGACCGCTATCAAGCGTCAGTCTGCGACACCAACCGAGTAA